One window from the genome of Variovorax sp. PAMC26660 encodes:
- a CDS encoding NAD(P)H-dependent oxidoreductase — MKTLVVHCHPNPDSFNHALYRAALEALEPRHAVKAIDLYAEGFDPTLTREERIAYLDNPELIRERVKPHVEALLWAEHLVFIYPTWFHGPPSMLKGWLERVWLPGVAFLPAERKGQLAKSGMRHIQRLTVVTTGGSPRWFVFAIGDPGRRLFTRALRALFAWRCKVTWLQLHDMNAATAHDRTHFIARVSRKLQSI; from the coding sequence ATGAAAACGCTCGTCGTCCATTGCCATCCGAACCCTGACAGCTTCAACCATGCGCTCTACCGCGCCGCCCTCGAAGCGCTCGAACCCCGGCATGCCGTCAAGGCCATCGACCTCTACGCCGAAGGCTTCGATCCCACGCTGACCCGCGAGGAGCGCATTGCCTACCTCGACAACCCCGAACTGATTCGCGAGCGCGTGAAACCGCATGTCGAGGCGCTGCTGTGGGCCGAGCACCTGGTGTTCATCTACCCGACCTGGTTCCACGGGCCACCGTCGATGCTCAAGGGCTGGCTGGAGCGGGTGTGGCTGCCGGGCGTGGCCTTCCTGCCGGCCGAGCGCAAGGGGCAGCTCGCGAAGTCGGGCATGCGGCACATCCAACGACTGACGGTGGTGACCACGGGCGGCTCGCCGCGCTGGTTCGTGTTCGCGATCGGCGACCCGGGCCGGCGGCTGTTCACGCGCGCGCTGCGTGCGTTGTTCGCATGGCGCTGCAAGGTGACGTGGCTGCAACTGCACGACATGAATGCCGCCACCGCGCACGACCGCACCCATTTCATCGCGCGCGTGTCGCGCAAGCTGCAGAGCATCTGA
- a CDS encoding PDR/VanB family oxidoreductase: MSLERTLTVRVERISRQTPEILAFELAHPWGRPLPAYEAGAHIDVHMPGGFSRQYSLARAPSGNASYVIGVKREAGSRGGSASMHERVREGDLLPISTPRNTFPLREEAKHHLLLAGGIGMTPLLAMAQALAARGADFTLCVFARSEEHLAFADALRAPALAPHLRLHLDQGDASQRIDLRALLAERVPNAHLYVCGPGGFMQAVRDAAAHWPEDALHTEYFAAPTDANTTTGLPFTLKLARRGITVPVAADQTAVDALHEVGIDIPVSCQQGLCGTCVVEGEGEGAEHRDFCLTGSERKTRVALCCSRAKGQELVLQL, from the coding sequence ATGAGTCTCGAGCGCACGCTCACTGTCCGCGTCGAACGCATCTCGCGGCAGACGCCGGAAATCCTGGCCTTCGAGCTGGCCCATCCGTGGGGCCGGCCGCTGCCGGCCTACGAGGCCGGCGCACACATCGACGTGCACATGCCCGGCGGCTTTTCGCGCCAGTACTCGCTGGCGCGTGCGCCTTCGGGCAACGCGTCCTATGTGATCGGCGTGAAGCGCGAAGCGGGCAGCCGTGGCGGCTCGGCCTCGATGCACGAGCGCGTGCGCGAAGGCGACCTGCTGCCGATCAGCACGCCGCGCAACACCTTCCCGCTGCGTGAAGAAGCGAAGCACCACCTGCTGCTGGCGGGCGGCATCGGCATGACGCCGCTGCTGGCCATGGCGCAGGCGCTCGCGGCGCGCGGCGCGGACTTCACGCTGTGCGTGTTCGCGCGCAGCGAGGAGCACCTGGCCTTTGCCGATGCACTGCGCGCGCCCGCGCTGGCGCCGCATCTGCGACTGCATCTCGACCAGGGCGATGCCTCTCAACGCATCGACCTGCGCGCGCTGCTGGCCGAGCGTGTACCGAACGCTCATCTCTACGTGTGCGGCCCCGGCGGCTTCATGCAGGCGGTGCGTGACGCGGCCGCGCACTGGCCCGAAGACGCACTGCACACCGAATACTTCGCTGCGCCGACCGACGCCAACACCACCACCGGCCTGCCCTTCACGCTGAAGCTCGCGCGGCGCGGCATCACGGTGCCGGTGGCGGCCGACCAGACGGCCGTCGATGCGCTGCATGAAGTCGGTATCGACATCCCCGTGTCGTGCCAGCAGGGCCTGTGCGGCACCTGCGTGGTCGAAGGCGAGGGCGAGGGCGCGGAACACCGCGACTTCTGCCTCACCGGCAGCGAGCGCAAGACCCGCGTGGCGCTGTGCTGCTCGCGCGCCAAGGGCCAGGAACTGGTGTTGCAACTGTGA
- a CDS encoding TetR family transcriptional regulator C-terminal domain-containing protein, whose translation MSARPVIGTDESEAESEAPATRGRSRKYTQVLGLINQAAIEVFASEGLAGASTQAIADKAGLSKAQLHYYIESKEALYRQVLQDILTDWIVVFGFSDEAFGPRKVLGDLIHRKMVFSFDHPLRSRIFTAEMMRGAPVINSMMTMSKARTDQAAAVIQNWMNQGLMDKADPMLVLFHIWAVTQFYADHATQAAYYRDVAQQGEDKDRRYLIEQVTEFLLKGAGVK comes from the coding sequence GTGAGCGCAAGGCCCGTCATCGGCACCGACGAGAGCGAGGCCGAAAGCGAAGCCCCCGCCACGCGCGGGCGTTCGCGCAAGTACACGCAGGTGCTGGGGCTCATCAACCAGGCGGCCATCGAAGTGTTCGCCAGCGAAGGGCTGGCCGGTGCGTCGACCCAGGCCATCGCCGACAAGGCCGGCCTGTCGAAGGCGCAGCTTCACTACTACATCGAAAGCAAGGAAGCGCTGTACCGGCAAGTGCTGCAGGACATCCTGACCGACTGGATCGTGGTGTTCGGCTTCAGCGACGAGGCCTTCGGCCCGCGCAAGGTGCTGGGCGACCTGATCCATCGCAAGATGGTGTTCTCGTTCGACCACCCGCTGCGCTCGCGCATCTTCACGGCCGAGATGATGCGTGGCGCGCCGGTCATCAACAGCATGATGACCATGAGCAAGGCGCGCACCGACCAGGCCGCCGCCGTGATCCAGAACTGGATGAACCAGGGCCTGATGGACAAGGCCGACCCGATGCTCGTGCTGTTCCACATCTGGGCCGTGACGCAGTTCTATGCCGACCACGCCACGCAGGCCGCGTACTACCGCGACGTGGCGCAGCAGGGAGAAGACAAGGACCGGCGCTACCTGATCGAGCAGGTGACGGAGTTCTTGCTGAAGGGCGCCGGGGTCAAGTAG
- a CDS encoding RidA family protein, which yields MSMGKPMANYAAAKRVGDFVFMSGVVAVDPATRRAVAGYDAIPEAARTALQGVGYATGQMSVDVFEAPIVAQSWFVLERIRQIAAEHGGTMEDVVKLVQYFRHLPHYAFYNRVRGLFYPGEPPVSTVVEVSRFLPGDEVLVEVEATMYLPQRAAT from the coding sequence ATGAGCATGGGCAAGCCGATGGCCAACTACGCGGCCGCGAAACGCGTGGGCGATTTCGTCTTCATGAGCGGCGTGGTGGCGGTCGACCCGGCCACGCGCCGCGCGGTCGCGGGCTACGACGCGATTCCCGAAGCAGCGCGCACCGCCTTGCAGGGCGTGGGCTACGCCACGGGCCAGATGTCGGTCGATGTGTTCGAAGCGCCCATCGTGGCGCAGAGCTGGTTCGTGCTGGAGCGCATCCGCCAGATCGCGGCCGAGCATGGCGGCACCATGGAAGACGTGGTGAAGCTGGTGCAGTACTTCCGTCACCTGCCGCACTACGCCTTCTACAACCGCGTGCGCGGCCTGTTCTATCCGGGCGAGCCGCCGGTGAGCACGGTGGTGGAGGTGTCGCGCTTCCTGCCGGGCGATGAGGTGCTTGTCGAGGTCGAAGCCACGATGTACCTGCCGCAGCGCGCGGCTACTTGA
- a CDS encoding amidohydrolase family protein codes for MKLEALRIPAPLRGFDAGDAQVFDVTLAGDRIDSIVPSAQQKHARGTLLSALVEAHAHIDKNYTVQDVGAAQGDLFTAIDRMNKHRDTWTGESLRLRMTRALQDAWQSGTRALRTHIDWVQAEPPAALPVFEALREEWRGRVELQFVSLTPLDLFADLAAGERIAREVKRASGTLGAFVYRNDGIVHKLGRVFDLAQQHGLGLDFHVDEGLDVEASGLRSIAQLVRARDFKGHVVCGHACSLAMHDDAVANETLALCAGAGLHLIALPTTNLYLQGAWDRTPVARGITRIREAAAWGLRASLATDNVQDAFYPYGSYDLLETFGLGVQMAHLAPATDWLDTITVSPARALGLAWDGRIAPGCPADLVLLAATDEHELIGPRGRQRTVIRAGRILERTNPEKTQ; via the coding sequence ATGAAACTCGAAGCGCTGCGCATTCCGGCGCCGCTGCGAGGCTTCGACGCCGGCGACGCGCAGGTGTTCGATGTCACGCTGGCCGGCGACCGCATCGACTCCATCGTGCCGAGCGCCCAACAGAAGCATGCGCGCGGCACCTTGCTGAGCGCACTGGTCGAGGCCCACGCGCACATCGACAAGAACTACACCGTGCAGGACGTGGGCGCGGCGCAGGGCGACCTGTTCACGGCCATCGACCGCATGAACAAGCATCGCGACACTTGGACCGGCGAGTCGCTGCGCCTACGCATGACGCGCGCGCTGCAAGACGCTTGGCAGTCGGGCACGCGCGCACTGCGCACGCACATCGACTGGGTGCAGGCCGAGCCGCCGGCCGCGCTGCCTGTGTTCGAGGCGCTGCGCGAGGAATGGCGCGGCCGTGTCGAACTGCAGTTCGTCTCGCTCACGCCGCTCGACCTGTTCGCCGACCTCGCGGCCGGCGAGCGCATTGCGCGCGAGGTGAAGCGCGCGAGCGGCACGCTCGGCGCCTTCGTCTATCGCAACGACGGCATCGTGCACAAGCTCGGCCGCGTGTTCGACCTGGCGCAGCAGCACGGGCTGGGCCTGGACTTCCATGTCGACGAAGGGCTCGATGTGGAGGCCAGCGGGCTGCGCAGCATCGCGCAACTGGTGCGGGCGCGCGACTTCAAGGGCCACGTGGTTTGCGGCCATGCCTGCTCGCTCGCCATGCACGACGACGCGGTCGCCAATGAAACGCTCGCGCTGTGCGCGGGCGCCGGCCTTCACCTCATCGCGCTGCCAACCACCAATCTCTACCTGCAGGGCGCATGGGACCGCACGCCGGTGGCGCGCGGCATCACGCGCATCCGCGAGGCGGCGGCATGGGGCTTGCGTGCGAGCCTGGCCACCGACAACGTGCAGGACGCCTTCTATCCCTATGGCAGCTACGACCTTCTGGAGACCTTCGGCCTCGGCGTGCAGATGGCGCACCTGGCGCCGGCCACCGACTGGCTCGACACCATCACCGTCAGCCCTGCAAGGGCGCTGGGCCTGGCCTGGGACGGCCGCATCGCGCCGGGTTGCCCGGCCGACCTGGTGCTGCTCGCGGCCACCGACGAACACGAACTCATCGGCCCGCGGGGACGCCAACGCACCGTGATCCGAGCAGGCCGCATCCTCGAACGAACGAATCCGGAGAAAACACAATGA
- the otnI gene encoding 2-oxo-tetronate isomerase — protein sequence MPQFAANLSMLYPELAFLDRFDAAAKDGFQGVEYLFPYAFPQNEIVARLQANGLKQVLFNGPPGDWDGGDRGLACLPGRDAEFREGIAKAIDYAVALDCPRIHVMAGLVPEGLEREAVQAVYLDNLRWASTEAAKAGRDVLIEPINTRDIPRFFLNRQDHAHEIVEAVGAPNLKVQMDLYHCQIVEGDVAMKLRKYLPTGRVGHLQIAGVPERHEPDIGEQNYPYLFDVIDEVSAQCGWQGWVGCEYRPARGSEPGGTSAGLGWLRAWRQRA from the coding sequence ATGCCCCAATTCGCCGCCAACCTCTCGATGCTCTATCCGGAGCTTGCTTTCCTCGACCGCTTCGATGCCGCCGCGAAAGACGGCTTCCAGGGCGTCGAGTACCTCTTTCCCTATGCGTTCCCGCAGAACGAGATCGTGGCCCGGTTGCAAGCCAACGGCCTGAAGCAGGTGCTGTTCAACGGCCCACCCGGCGACTGGGACGGCGGCGACCGTGGCCTCGCCTGCCTGCCGGGCCGCGACGCCGAGTTTCGCGAAGGCATTGCCAAGGCCATCGACTACGCCGTGGCGCTCGACTGCCCGCGCATCCACGTCATGGCCGGCCTCGTGCCTGAGGGCCTGGAGCGCGAAGCCGTGCAGGCGGTCTATCTCGACAACCTGCGCTGGGCTTCCACCGAAGCAGCGAAGGCCGGGCGCGACGTGCTCATCGAGCCGATCAACACGCGCGACATTCCGCGCTTCTTCCTCAACCGGCAAGACCATGCGCACGAGATCGTCGAAGCGGTCGGTGCGCCCAACCTCAAGGTGCAGATGGACCTGTACCACTGCCAGATCGTCGAAGGCGACGTGGCGATGAAGTTGCGCAAGTACCTGCCGACCGGCCGCGTCGGCCACCTGCAGATCGCGGGCGTGCCCGAGCGCCACGAACCCGACATCGGCGAGCAGAACTATCCCTACCTGTTCGATGTGATCGACGAGGTGTCGGCGCAATGCGGCTGGCAGGGCTGGGTCGGATGCGAGTACCGACCCGCGCGAGGCTCCGAGCCGGGTGGCACCTCGGCCGGCCTCGGCTGGCTGCGCGCGTGGCGGCAGCGCGCATGA
- a CDS encoding aldolase, with protein MNETQAREEICRTGRSLFERGYVHATAGNISVRLDDGFLITPTDACLGFLDPARLARLDALGQQTGGDRASKTIALHTRIYAAARKFDANTACVIHTHSTHCVALTLKPRQANELLPALTPYFVMKVGHVPVIPYHRPGAPEAAEQVAQAIERHGNAGTPIRAVMLTRLGPNVWHDSPTAAMSVLEELEETAKLQLLTATTKPEPLDAAQIDELRRTFGARW; from the coding sequence ATGAACGAAACCCAAGCCCGAGAAGAAATCTGTCGAACAGGCCGCAGCCTGTTCGAACGCGGCTACGTGCATGCGACCGCAGGCAACATCAGCGTGCGGCTCGACGACGGCTTCCTCATCACGCCCACCGATGCATGCCTCGGTTTCCTCGACCCGGCGCGACTCGCAAGACTCGATGCGCTGGGCCAGCAGACGGGAGGCGACCGCGCCAGCAAGACCATCGCATTGCACACGCGCATCTACGCGGCCGCGCGCAAGTTCGACGCGAACACGGCTTGCGTGATCCACACCCACAGCACACATTGCGTTGCGCTCACGTTGAAGCCACGACAGGCCAACGAACTGCTGCCCGCACTCACGCCTTACTTCGTCATGAAGGTCGGCCACGTGCCGGTCATTCCGTACCACCGGCCCGGCGCGCCCGAGGCGGCCGAACAGGTGGCACAGGCCATCGAACGCCACGGCAACGCCGGCACGCCGATCCGCGCCGTGATGCTCACCCGCCTGGGCCCCAACGTCTGGCACGACTCGCCGACTGCCGCCATGTCGGTGCTCGAAGAACTCGAAGAAACCGCAAAGCTCCAACTGCTCACCGCCACAACGAAGCCCGAGCCACTGGATGCCGCGCAGATCGATGAACTGCGCCGCACCTTCGGCGCGCGCTGGTAG
- the otnK gene encoding 3-oxo-tetronate kinase, with protein sequence MAKKKLLLGCIADDFTGATDLANNLVRAGMRVVQAIGVPATPLDADVDAVVVALKSRTVAPTEAIAQSLDALRWLQAQGAQQIYFKYCSTFDSTPQGNIGPVTEALMDALNCDFTIATPAFPDNKRTVFKGYLFAGDVLLNESGMQNHPLTPMTDPNLVRVLQAQCTRKVGLIDHAVVARGAAAITERIEQLRGEGVSIAIVDAVSNDDLLRMGPAFAKMPLVTAGSGVAIGLPANFGLAPSSQASALPEAGGHKAVVSGSCSLATNRQVLDFIQRGGAALAIDPLRIAAGVDVAAEALAWAAPLLDKGPVLVYSTAEAGAVKSVQGRLGVDEAGAMVERTIAAIARGLVDRGVRQLVVAGGETSGACVQALGIVQMQIGPQIDPGVPWCHARAEAAQGAGVHIALKSGNFGSDDFFTKAFTVLG encoded by the coding sequence ATGGCGAAGAAGAAGCTGCTGCTCGGCTGCATCGCCGACGATTTCACCGGCGCCACCGACCTCGCCAACAACCTCGTGCGCGCCGGCATGCGCGTGGTGCAGGCGATTGGCGTGCCGGCCACGCCGCTCGATGCGGACGTCGATGCGGTGGTGGTCGCGCTCAAGTCACGCACCGTTGCACCGACCGAGGCCATCGCGCAATCGCTCGACGCGCTGCGCTGGCTGCAGGCCCAAGGCGCGCAACAGATCTACTTCAAGTACTGCTCCACCTTCGACAGCACGCCGCAGGGCAACATCGGCCCCGTCACCGAGGCGCTGATGGACGCGCTGAACTGCGACTTCACCATCGCCACGCCCGCCTTCCCCGACAACAAGCGCACCGTGTTCAAGGGCTACCTGTTCGCGGGCGATGTGCTACTCAACGAGAGCGGCATGCAGAACCACCCGCTCACGCCGATGACCGACCCGAATCTCGTGCGCGTGCTGCAGGCGCAGTGCACGCGCAAGGTGGGGCTGATCGATCACGCGGTGGTGGCGCGTGGTGCAGCCGCCATCACGGAGCGCATCGAACAACTGAGGGGCGAGGGCGTGTCCATCGCCATCGTCGATGCGGTGTCGAACGACGATCTGCTGCGCATGGGCCCTGCGTTCGCGAAGATGCCGTTGGTCACCGCAGGCTCCGGTGTGGCCATCGGCCTGCCGGCCAATTTCGGCCTCGCGCCTTCGTCGCAGGCCAGCGCGCTGCCCGAGGCCGGAGGCCACAAGGCGGTGGTGTCCGGCAGTTGTTCGCTCGCGACCAACCGCCAGGTGCTCGACTTCATCCAGCGCGGCGGCGCGGCGCTGGCCATCGATCCGCTGCGCATCGCGGCGGGCGTGGACGTCGCCGCCGAAGCGCTGGCATGGGCCGCACCGTTGCTCGACAAAGGCCCGGTGCTTGTCTATTCCACAGCCGAAGCGGGCGCCGTGAAATCGGTGCAGGGCCGCCTCGGCGTGGACGAAGCCGGTGCGATGGTCGAACGCACCATCGCCGCCATCGCGCGCGGCCTGGTTGACCGGGGTGTGCGCCAGCTCGTGGTGGCCGGCGGCGAAACCTCGGGCGCGTGCGTGCAGGCGTTGGGCATCGTGCAGATGCAGATCGGCCCGCAGATCGATCCTGGCGTGCCGTGGTGTCACGCACGCGCCGAAGCTGCGCAGGGCGCGGGCGTGCATATCGCACTCAAGTCCGGCAACTTTGGCAGTGACGATTTTTTCACCAAGGCCTTTACAGTGCTCGGATGA